The genomic window TATAGATAATTTAAAAAAATTATATACCGGCCGTATAGACCAATAAAAAACTAATAATGAATATAGTACAAAAAACTGCCCATCCTAAATTTTAAGGAGTGGGCAGTTTATGTATTATTTCCGATATGATGGAAGCATACTTGATTTTACAAAGGGGCCGTTGACCGACAGGATTTTAAGAATGGCCGATAACTGTTTTGTCCGTGAGCGGAAAGACAGGGTTACTCTTTTCAAACTCAAACTTTCCATGGTATGTCCCGGAAGTTTTGTGGAAAAAAGGCCTATGGATTTTTACATGATAATGAACAGGAAAAAATCCACCCTGACATGCGATAGGTGCAATTTTGCTCTGCTAGGGGGTGGCAAGCTCTGCACCGTAAATTCTTTTTTGCTGCCGCGACTTTTTCATCATAAGAAGGCTAATTTTGAGTCTATAATGGCTCTTTTAAAAGCTAATGGCTATCTGCAGCTCCCGGTGCCGGATCCGCTTACCTGGAGCTATATGACTTTTCGTTATTGATCTATTTTACTTTCTCAATATGTTTACTTAACTTTATTATTCGTGTATCGTTAATATGCCGTCTTTACAGTTAGATCGTTCACATCGATCTGCAATTTATCTATTTTCTCTTCAATGTTATCAAGCTTTTCATGAATGACCTGCCTATCATCAAACAGTGCCCTGATTTTATCTGTAATCTTTTCATCGATGTTTATTTCCACTTTTGAAAGTTCGTTTTCAACACTGGATAGTCTTGAATCCACTTTAGTAAGACCATTTTCAACATTGGATAATCTTGACTCTACCGAGTCAAATCTTTTACTGAAATCTACATACATCTTTTCCATCAGCTCATACATTTTATCTTCTAAACTATCTGCCATTAGCAATACCCCCTTAATTTCCTTTATTATTATTTTAACATAACTCAACTTATGTTAAAATCTTCATTTTAAAAAATCAAAAAAGTTTTAGGGGTTTCAATGCATCCTGTATCTCATCCTTTATTTTCTCCAACCCTTCTTGAGTTCTGGCCTCGCATCGCACTATGAGCTCCGGCCCTGTATTGGAACTGCGGACAAGACCCCAGCCTTCGGGGAAGAGTACCCGGGCTCCGTCCACTTCGATCATGGGATATTTATCCCTGAAATACTCCTTTACTTCTTCAACCTTCTTGAATTTTTCCTCATCGGGGCAGTGCACCCGAAGTTCCGGCGTCGAGTAATAGCGGGGCACATCGGATAAAAGCTCTGAGAGCTTGCGGGAGGTTTTTGACAGGATCCTGAGCAACCTTGCGGCAGCATACAGCGCGTCATCATAGCCGTAATACTCATCCGCAAAGAACATATGGCCCGACATCTCACCGGTAAACACTGCACCGATTTGCCTCATCTTGGCCTTTATGAGGGAATGGCCGGTCTTATAGAACATTGGCTTTCCGCCCAGCTTTTGTATCTCTTCCGGAAGGGCCTGGGAGCACTTTACTTCCACGATGGCGGTGGCGCCGGGATGCCTCGGCATGATCTCACGCCAGAAGAGTATCATCAGCATGTCGCCGAATATGACGTTTCCGCTGTCATCCACCACGCCTATGCGATCACCGTCACCGTCAAAACCTATGCCAAGGTCCAGCTTTTCTTTCAATACCAGGTCTCTCAAATCCTTGAGATTCTCAGGCTTTACCGGGTCGGGAAAATGATGGGGAAAGCCCGGGTCGGAATCGCAGTATATGGGATAGACATCAACACCCAGACGTTTGAACAGTTTTTCAGCGAAAAAGGATGCGGTGCCGTTTCCGCAGTCCACACCTACCCGCAGTTTTCTATCAAGATGTATCTTTTCGCAAATCATATTTATGTAATCTTCGGTGGGGTCCAAATATGATAAATTCCCGTTTCCCGTGACAAACTCGCCCTTTTCCATCATCCTGCGAAGTTCCTGGATCTCTTCGCCGTATATGGTACCTGGACCGAAGCCTACCTTGAAACCGTTGAACTCCCCCGGATTGTGGCTGGCAGTGACCATGATGCCGGGATTTATATCATAGCGGATCCGGGAGTAATAAAAAATGGGAGTGATGACGGTGCCGATGTCAACCACATCGCAGCCGGTGGATAAAAGGCCGTCTATGACAGATTTTTTTAAAGAAGGAGAAGAGGAGCGGTTATCGCTGCCTACCAAGACCTTTTTTTCGCCGTTTTTGACGGCAAAAGTTCCAAATGCCTTGCCCAGGATGTTAGCCAATTCTTCATCCAAATCCTGCCCTACAATGCCTCTTATGTCATACTGTCTGAAGATATTGGGATTTATTTTCACAAAGACACCTCCGCAAATTTTATCTTGCAGCATCCATAATTCTA from Biomaibacter acetigenes includes these protein-coding regions:
- a CDS encoding phosphomannomutase/phosphoglucomutase, which translates into the protein MKINPNIFRQYDIRGIVGQDLDEELANILGKAFGTFAVKNGEKKVLVGSDNRSSSPSLKKSVIDGLLSTGCDVVDIGTVITPIFYYSRIRYDINPGIMVTASHNPGEFNGFKVGFGPGTIYGEEIQELRRMMEKGEFVTGNGNLSYLDPTEDYINMICEKIHLDRKLRVGVDCGNGTASFFAEKLFKRLGVDVYPIYCDSDPGFPHHFPDPVKPENLKDLRDLVLKEKLDLGIGFDGDGDRIGVVDDSGNVIFGDMLMILFWREIMPRHPGATAIVEVKCSQALPEEIQKLGGKPMFYKTGHSLIKAKMRQIGAVFTGEMSGHMFFADEYYGYDDALYAAARLLRILSKTSRKLSELLSDVPRYYSTPELRVHCPDEEKFKKVEEVKEYFRDKYPMIEVDGARVLFPEGWGLVRSSNTGPELIVRCEARTQEGLEKIKDEIQDALKPLKLF